A genomic stretch from Apis cerana isolate GH-2021 linkage group LG7, AcerK_1.0, whole genome shotgun sequence includes:
- the LOC107999400 gene encoding adenylate cyclase type 2 isoform X3, producing MVNIENCVPDVVISTLVSALFCPVIALSFKSKIIIRNTYLSVILSCLIVVLLAIGDLAVPFYYTLYNDEAPSIRPAYATHALLACYVFLPLTKNLHALILGITTTTCYLVALSLITYRNSFDFSTKIITDTIYFVCVNGLGLYFRFMNEIVTRRSFLDHRKCVESTLRLNYEKDQEEQLTRSILPQHIAAKIKKEFRDIFKFLEEHKKPPKPSSDLCVETHNNVSILYADVVNFSGLTVTLPVRKLVETLNDLFGSFDEASERHNVLRIKFLGDCYYCVSGVPTPNSQHAKSCVDLGLDMIKIIKDVRAKVRRESGVDVNMRIGVHSGNIISGILGVSKWQYDVWSRDVVIANKMEQTGKPGKVHITQQTLDLVDANEYDCVPVDSLNDEVLKKYGIRSYLITPSIPDDFESPTMQNSENTLTVMTPSPESSPLSTHYVKFYVRSSTSMNPSARNSRRLTATLNNHVGVFTSTCRRRTHFMDSCLRDYHLMLKTADAEMEHAIKKMPLTKWKQWCNWKDMNPLFLTFQQWSWEIPFLKQPDPLFKFYISCALFVLIFMGLIYLVPTLSLSKWHLSTTISYSAAMLFLIALMPIAWMHFAWNRYKDPHDEHEGQIPHPRNKLLCFLYQTSIKVVWSAFLRTVLYLVITLMLAACAMFDMIFECKNVNELTSNNITFSVIEPGTSKLDCVATPWVRLFTNDANLLLGYFDEFSVFKTPLYLKISNRHRNSRILFMECLDISFKFISGDRWNPYLEPRLAHILSIVFLTFSLHLIDRQAEYLNRLDYLWKRQLTKEQDEAFHTRNANKFLLRNILPEHVAEFYLNMNRTVENEPYHEAHSNVAVMFASLTDVSIDESNTLAVLNEIICEFDKLLFEPYFNRIEKIKIAGTTYMAACGLEASRRDSMRSPENEENISDNVVKVMAQFAVEMIAVLDKLKMRTFYTSKPYRLRIGISHGEVTAGVVGAQKPLYDIWGDAVNMASRMDTTGVPGKIQITAETAAVLEQQGVKCHLRGDTYVKPKGLVTTYFIGIDDNRQLQRTNSIEETSL from the exons ATG gtcAACATTGAGAACTGCGTACCGGATGTGGTGATCAGCACTTTAGTGAGCGCGTTATTCTGTCCAGTGATTGCACTTTCGTTCAAGTCAAAGATCATTATTAGAAACACTTACCTATCGGTCATACTGTCCTGTCTGATCGTGGTATTATTAGCAATTGGGGACTTGGCTGTCCCCTTCTATTACACTCTGTACAATGATGAAGCACCATCGATAAG ACCTGCATACGCGACTCACGCGCTCTTGGCATGTTATGTCTTTCTACCTCTCACGAAAAATTTACATGCTCTCATACTCGGAATTACGACTACTACATGCTACTTAGTCGCTTTATCGTTAATCACTTATAGAAATTCATTCGATTTTAGCACGAAG ATCATTACGGACacgatatattttgtttgtgtGAATGGTTTGGGACTCTATTTTAGATTCATGAATGAAATTGTTACAAGACGATCATTTCTCGATCATCGAAAATGCGTGGAATCAACATTGCGGTTGAATTATGAGAAAGATCAAGAA GAACAACTTACACGAAGTATATTACCGCAACATATAGCCGcgaagataaagaaagaatttagagatatatttaaatttttagaagaacaCAAAAAACCTCCCAAACCATCTAG TGATTTATGCGTCGAGACCCACAATAATGTAAGCATTTTATATGCCGATGTTGTGAATTTTTCTGGCTTGACCGTGACGTTGCCAGTGCGGAAACTAGTAGAGACATTGAATGATTTGTTTGGTAGTTTTGACGAAGCTTCCGAAAGGCACAATGTTCTGCGTATCAAATTTTTGGGTGACTGTTATTATTGTGTAAGTGGAGTACCGACACCAAATTCTCAACACGCGAAAAGTTGTGTGGATTTAG GACTCGAcatgataaagataattaaggATGTAAGGGCAAAAGTACGACGCGAAAGTGGTGTAGATGTAAATATGAGGATAGGAGTTCACTCGGGCAATATAATATCAGGAATTCTAGGTGTGAGCAAATGGCAGTACGATGTTTGGTCACGCGATGTTGTTATAGCTAATAAAATGGAGCAAACAGGGAAACCCGGCAAAGTTCATATTACGCAGCAGACATTGGATCTCGTAGATGCTAACGAATATGATTGCGTTCCGGTGGATTCTTTGAATGACGAGGTTCTCAAAAAGTATGGGATTCGAAGTTATCTTATTACACCTTCGATTCCCGACGATTTCGAATCTCCGACTATGCAG AACAGCGAGAACACCTTGACAGTCATGACTCCGTCCCCTGAAAGCTCTCCACTATCTACGCATTACGTGAAATTTTATGTACGGTCCAGTACCAGTATGAATCCCAGTGCGAGAAACAGTAGACGACTTACTGCCACTCTAAATAATCATGTTGGCGTGTTCACCAGCACGTGTAGACGGCGTACACATTTTATGGATTCCTGTTTGCGAGATTATCATCTAATGCTTAAAACTGCAGATGCAGAAATGGAACatgctattaaaaaaatgcctTTAACTAAATGGAA acaaTGGTGCAATTGGAAAGATATGAATCcactatttttaacatttcaacaATGGAGTTGGGAAATACCGTTTTTAAAGCAACCTGAtccactttttaaattttatattagttgTGCTCTTTTTGTCTTAATTTTTATGGGACTCATTTATCTGGTACCTACACTTTCTCTTTCCAA atGGCATCTGAGCACAACGATTAGTTATTCCGCagcaatgttatttttaatcgctTTAATGCCAATAGCTTGGATGCATTTCGCATGGAACCGATATAAAGATCCGCATGATGAACATGAAGGGCAGATTCCGCAtcctcgaaataaattattatgttttttatatcaaactaGCATAaag gTTGTTTGGAGTGCATTTCTCAGGACAGTTTTATATTTGGTAATAACGCTAATGTTAGCAGCGTGTGCCATGTTTGATATGATC TTTGAATGTAAGAATGTTAATGAGCTtacaagtaataatataacattcagCGTAATAGAACCTGGCACTTCGAAACTTGATTGCGTAGCTACACCCTGGGTAAGATTGTTTA CAAATGACGCAAACTTGCTCCTTGGCTATTTTGACGAGTTTTCTGTTTTTAAGACTccattatatcttaaaattagtAATAGGCATCGTAATAGTCGTATTTTATTCATGGAATGTTTGGATATatcgttcaaatttatttcag GCGACAGATGGAATCCATATTTAGAACCAAGACTGGCTCACATTTTAAGCATagtttttcttactttttctttgCATCTGATAGATCGCCAG gcagaatatttgaatagattAGATTACTTATGGAAACGTCAATTGACCAAAGAACAAGATGAAGCATTCCATACAAGAAatgctaataaatttttacttcgtAATATTTTACCAGAACATGTTG CGGAGTTCTACTTGAATATGAATAGAACAGTAGAAAATGAGCCTTATCATGAAGCTCATAGTAACGTGGCTGTAATGTTTGCTTCATTAACGGATGTATCCATCGATGAAAGCAATACTTTAGCAGTCTTAAATGAGATTATATGCGAATTTGACAAATTGCTATTTGAGCCATATTTcaatcgaattgaaaaaattaaaattgctg GCACTACTTATATGGCAGCTTGTGGATTAGAAGCTAGTCGACGCGATTCAATGCGTAGCCCAGAAAACGAGGAAAATATTAGTGATAATGTGGTAAAAGTAATGGCCCAGTTTGCAGTTGAAATGATAGCAGTTctagataaattgaaaatgagaACCTTTTATACATCCAAACCTTACag attgagAATTGGAATATCACATGGTGAAGTTACAGCAGGAGTAGTAGGTGCTCAAAAACCGTTATATGATATCTGGGGCGATGCTGTGAACATGGCGTCGAGAATGGATACAACAGGTGTTCCAGGAAAAATAcag atTACAGCAGAAACTGCGGCTGTTCTTGAACAACAAGGTGTCAAGTGCCATCTTCGAGGAGATACGTATGTCAAACCAAAAGGTTTAGTCACAACGTATTTTATTGGTATCGACGATAATCGACAGCTTCAAAGAACAAATTCTATCGAGGAAACCAGTCTGtga
- the LOC107999232 gene encoding syntaxin-7, whose product MDIGFSSYHNGGPTREQDFGRLSQTIGTSILKISQNVSSMQKMVNQLGSSTDSQELRNQLHQIQHYTQQLAKDTSVHLRDLAILSNNSGSTSPGEQRQRKMQRERLQDEFTSALNSFQAVQRLAASKEKEMVRRAKASAGITPFGEKKQETLIELQDSRTQKQIQQQQLQEEQNLRMLEEQEASIRQLENNISDINQIFKDLGTIVYNQGEVIDSIEASVERTEVSVNEATSHVRQASIYQNKLRKKKCILVLIGAIVLFILIGIIAWQSS is encoded by the exons ATGGATATTGGATTTTCATCATACCACAATGGTGGTCCTACAAGAGAACAAGATTTTGGTAGGCTATCTCAGACCATTGGTACATCTATTTTGAAGATATCTCAAAATG tgtCTTCTATGCAAAAAATGGTCAATCAATTGGGCAGCTCTACAGATTCTCAAGAACTACGAAATCAATT acatCAAATACAACATTACACACAACAGCTTGCAAAAGATACTAGTGTACATCTTCGAGATTTAGctatattatctaataattcaGGATCTACTAGTCCTGGAGAACAAAGACAGCGTAAGATGCAAAGAGAACGTCTACAAGATGAATTTACAAGTGCATTAAATTCTTTCCAA GCAGTGCAAAGACTTGCAGCCtccaaagagaaagaaatggtTAGAAGAGCCAAAGCGAGTGCAGGTATTACTCcatttggagaaaaaaaacaagagacATTAATAGAATTACAAGATAGCAGAACTCAGAAACAAATTCAGCAACAACAATTACAAGAAGAACAAAATTTGCGAATGTTGGAAGAACAGGAAGCAAGTATAAGACAGTTGGAg AATAATATTAGCgatatcaatcaaattttcaaagatcttGGTACTATAGTATATAATCAAGGAGAAGTTATTGATTCCATAGAAGCATCTGTTGAAAGAACAGAAGTATCAGTCAATGAAGCTACTTCACATGTTAGACAAGCaagtatatatcaaaataaattgcgcaagaaaaaatgtatattagtTCTCATTGGAGCGAttgtactatttatattaattggaatCATTGCTTGGCAaagttcttaa
- the LOC107999400 gene encoding adenylate cyclase type 7 isoform X1: MDVELVTRASLNSLNNVDDGRIVSPNNLDDWTWSNLRTQFKYKNLEKLFTVYQRRIQYGYLSLFVLLQLALGFIHCLILITMVNIENCVPDVVISTLVSALFCPVIALSFKSKIIIRNTYLSVILSCLIVVLLAIGDLAVPFYYTLYNDEAPSIRPAYATHALLACYVFLPLTKNLHALILGITTTTCYLVALSLITYRNSFDFSTKIITDTIYFVCVNGLGLYFRFMNEIVTRRSFLDHRKCVESTLRLNYEKDQEEQLTRSILPQHIAAKIKKEFRDIFKFLEEHKKPPKPSSDLCVETHNNVSILYADVVNFSGLTVTLPVRKLVETLNDLFGSFDEASERHNVLRIKFLGDCYYCVSGVPTPNSQHAKSCVDLGLDMIKIIKDVRAKVRRESGVDVNMRIGVHSGNIISGILGVSKWQYDVWSRDVVIANKMEQTGKPGKVHITQQTLDLVDANEYDCVPVDSLNDEVLKKYGIRSYLITPSIPDDFESPTMQNSENTLTVMTPSPESSPLSTHYVKFYVRSSTSMNPSARNSRRLTATLNNHVGVFTSTCRRRTHFMDSCLRDYHLMLKTADAEMEHAIKKMPLTKWKQWCNWKDMNPLFLTFQQWSWEIPFLKQPDPLFKFYISCALFVLIFMGLIYLVPTLSLSKWHLSTTISYSAAMLFLIALMPIAWMHFAWNRYKDPHDEHEGQIPHPRNKLLCFLYQTSIKVVWSAFLRTVLYLVITLMLAACAMFDMIFECKNVNELTSNNITFSVIEPGTSKLDCVATPWVRLFTNDANLLLGYFDEFSVFKTPLYLKISNRHRNSRILFMECLDISFKFISGDRWNPYLEPRLAHILSIVFLTFSLHLIDRQAEYLNRLDYLWKRQLTKEQDEAFHTRNANKFLLRNILPEHVAEFYLNMNRTVENEPYHEAHSNVAVMFASLTDVSIDESNTLAVLNEIICEFDKLLFEPYFNRIEKIKIAGTTYMAACGLEASRRDSMRSPENEENISDNVVKVMAQFAVEMIAVLDKLKMRTFYTSKPYRLRIGISHGEVTAGVVGAQKPLYDIWGDAVNMASRMDTTGVPGKIQITAETAAVLEQQGVKCHLRGDTYVKPKGLVTTYFIGIDDNRQLQRTNSIEETSL; encoded by the exons ATGGACGTGGAACTGGTTACTCGTGCATCCTTGAATTCTCTGAACAATGTGGACGATGGCCGGATTGTTTCGCCGAATAATCTTGATGACTGGACCTGGTCTAACTTGCGA ACACAATTCAAATACAAAAACCTAGAGAAGCTGTTCACGGTTTACCAAAGGAGGATTCAGTATGGTTATCTCTCGCTTTTTGTTCTCTTGCAATTGGCCCTCGGATTCATACATTGCTTGATTCTGATAACAATG gtcAACATTGAGAACTGCGTACCGGATGTGGTGATCAGCACTTTAGTGAGCGCGTTATTCTGTCCAGTGATTGCACTTTCGTTCAAGTCAAAGATCATTATTAGAAACACTTACCTATCGGTCATACTGTCCTGTCTGATCGTGGTATTATTAGCAATTGGGGACTTGGCTGTCCCCTTCTATTACACTCTGTACAATGATGAAGCACCATCGATAAG ACCTGCATACGCGACTCACGCGCTCTTGGCATGTTATGTCTTTCTACCTCTCACGAAAAATTTACATGCTCTCATACTCGGAATTACGACTACTACATGCTACTTAGTCGCTTTATCGTTAATCACTTATAGAAATTCATTCGATTTTAGCACGAAG ATCATTACGGACacgatatattttgtttgtgtGAATGGTTTGGGACTCTATTTTAGATTCATGAATGAAATTGTTACAAGACGATCATTTCTCGATCATCGAAAATGCGTGGAATCAACATTGCGGTTGAATTATGAGAAAGATCAAGAA GAACAACTTACACGAAGTATATTACCGCAACATATAGCCGcgaagataaagaaagaatttagagatatatttaaatttttagaagaacaCAAAAAACCTCCCAAACCATCTAG TGATTTATGCGTCGAGACCCACAATAATGTAAGCATTTTATATGCCGATGTTGTGAATTTTTCTGGCTTGACCGTGACGTTGCCAGTGCGGAAACTAGTAGAGACATTGAATGATTTGTTTGGTAGTTTTGACGAAGCTTCCGAAAGGCACAATGTTCTGCGTATCAAATTTTTGGGTGACTGTTATTATTGTGTAAGTGGAGTACCGACACCAAATTCTCAACACGCGAAAAGTTGTGTGGATTTAG GACTCGAcatgataaagataattaaggATGTAAGGGCAAAAGTACGACGCGAAAGTGGTGTAGATGTAAATATGAGGATAGGAGTTCACTCGGGCAATATAATATCAGGAATTCTAGGTGTGAGCAAATGGCAGTACGATGTTTGGTCACGCGATGTTGTTATAGCTAATAAAATGGAGCAAACAGGGAAACCCGGCAAAGTTCATATTACGCAGCAGACATTGGATCTCGTAGATGCTAACGAATATGATTGCGTTCCGGTGGATTCTTTGAATGACGAGGTTCTCAAAAAGTATGGGATTCGAAGTTATCTTATTACACCTTCGATTCCCGACGATTTCGAATCTCCGACTATGCAG AACAGCGAGAACACCTTGACAGTCATGACTCCGTCCCCTGAAAGCTCTCCACTATCTACGCATTACGTGAAATTTTATGTACGGTCCAGTACCAGTATGAATCCCAGTGCGAGAAACAGTAGACGACTTACTGCCACTCTAAATAATCATGTTGGCGTGTTCACCAGCACGTGTAGACGGCGTACACATTTTATGGATTCCTGTTTGCGAGATTATCATCTAATGCTTAAAACTGCAGATGCAGAAATGGAACatgctattaaaaaaatgcctTTAACTAAATGGAA acaaTGGTGCAATTGGAAAGATATGAATCcactatttttaacatttcaacaATGGAGTTGGGAAATACCGTTTTTAAAGCAACCTGAtccactttttaaattttatattagttgTGCTCTTTTTGTCTTAATTTTTATGGGACTCATTTATCTGGTACCTACACTTTCTCTTTCCAA atGGCATCTGAGCACAACGATTAGTTATTCCGCagcaatgttatttttaatcgctTTAATGCCAATAGCTTGGATGCATTTCGCATGGAACCGATATAAAGATCCGCATGATGAACATGAAGGGCAGATTCCGCAtcctcgaaataaattattatgttttttatatcaaactaGCATAaag gTTGTTTGGAGTGCATTTCTCAGGACAGTTTTATATTTGGTAATAACGCTAATGTTAGCAGCGTGTGCCATGTTTGATATGATC TTTGAATGTAAGAATGTTAATGAGCTtacaagtaataatataacattcagCGTAATAGAACCTGGCACTTCGAAACTTGATTGCGTAGCTACACCCTGGGTAAGATTGTTTA CAAATGACGCAAACTTGCTCCTTGGCTATTTTGACGAGTTTTCTGTTTTTAAGACTccattatatcttaaaattagtAATAGGCATCGTAATAGTCGTATTTTATTCATGGAATGTTTGGATATatcgttcaaatttatttcag GCGACAGATGGAATCCATATTTAGAACCAAGACTGGCTCACATTTTAAGCATagtttttcttactttttctttgCATCTGATAGATCGCCAG gcagaatatttgaatagattAGATTACTTATGGAAACGTCAATTGACCAAAGAACAAGATGAAGCATTCCATACAAGAAatgctaataaatttttacttcgtAATATTTTACCAGAACATGTTG CGGAGTTCTACTTGAATATGAATAGAACAGTAGAAAATGAGCCTTATCATGAAGCTCATAGTAACGTGGCTGTAATGTTTGCTTCATTAACGGATGTATCCATCGATGAAAGCAATACTTTAGCAGTCTTAAATGAGATTATATGCGAATTTGACAAATTGCTATTTGAGCCATATTTcaatcgaattgaaaaaattaaaattgctg GCACTACTTATATGGCAGCTTGTGGATTAGAAGCTAGTCGACGCGATTCAATGCGTAGCCCAGAAAACGAGGAAAATATTAGTGATAATGTGGTAAAAGTAATGGCCCAGTTTGCAGTTGAAATGATAGCAGTTctagataaattgaaaatgagaACCTTTTATACATCCAAACCTTACag attgagAATTGGAATATCACATGGTGAAGTTACAGCAGGAGTAGTAGGTGCTCAAAAACCGTTATATGATATCTGGGGCGATGCTGTGAACATGGCGTCGAGAATGGATACAACAGGTGTTCCAGGAAAAATAcag atTACAGCAGAAACTGCGGCTGTTCTTGAACAACAAGGTGTCAAGTGCCATCTTCGAGGAGATACGTATGTCAAACCAAAAGGTTTAGTCACAACGTATTTTATTGGTATCGACGATAATCGACAGCTTCAAAGAACAAATTCTATCGAGGAAACCAGTCTGtga
- the LOC107999400 gene encoding adenylate cyclase type 2 isoform X2: protein MDVELVTRASLNSLNNVDDGRIVSPNNLDDWTWSNLRTQFKYKNLEKLFTVYQRRIQYGYLSLFVLLQLALGFIHCLILITMVNIENCVPDVVISTLVSALFCPVIALSFKSKIIIRNTYLSVILSCLIVVLLAIGDLAVPFYYTLYNDEAPSIRPAYATHALLACYVFLPLTKNLHALILGITTTTCYLVALSLITYRNSFDFSTKIITDTIYFVCVNGLGLYFRFMNEIVTRRSFLDHRKCVESTLRLNYEKDQEEQLTRSILPQHIAAKIKKEFRDIFKFLEEHKKPPKPSSDLCVETHNNVSILYADVVNFSGLTVTLPVRKLVETLNDLFGSFDEASERHNVLRIKFLGDCYYCVSGVPTPNSQHAKSCVDLGLDMIKIIKDVRAKVRRESGVDVNMRIGVHSGNIISGILGVSKWQYDVWSRDVVIANKMEQTGKPGKVHITQQTLDLVDANEYDCVPVDSLNDEVLKKYGIRSYLITPSIPDDFESPTMQNSENTLTVMTPSPESSPLSTHYVKFYVRSSTSMNPSARNSRRLTATLNNHVGVFTSTCRRRTHFMDSCLRDYHLMLKTADAEMEHAIKKMPLTKWKQWCNWKDMNPLFLTFQQWSWEIPFLKQPDPLFKFYISCALFVLIFMGLIYLVPTLSLSKWHLSTTISYSAAMLFLIALMPIAWMHFAWNRYKDPHDEHEGQIPHPRNKLLCFLYQTSIKVVWSAFLRTVLYLVITLMLAACAMFDMIFECKNVNELTSNNITFSVIEPGTSKLDCVATPWQMTQTCSLAILTSFLFLRLHYILKLVIGIVIVVFYSWNVWIYRSNLFQSGDRWNPYLEPRLAHILSIVFLTFSLHLIDRQAEYLNRLDYLWKRQLTKEQDEAFHTRNANKFLLRNILPEHVAEFYLNMNRTVENEPYHEAHSNVAVMFASLTDVSIDESNTLAVLNEIICEFDKLLFEPYFNRIEKIKIAGTTYMAACGLEASRRDSMRSPENEENISDNVVKVMAQFAVEMIAVLDKLKMRTFYTSKPYRLRIGISHGEVTAGVVGAQKPLYDIWGDAVNMASRMDTTGVPGKIQITAETAAVLEQQGVKCHLRGDTYVKPKGLVTTYFIGIDDNRQLQRTNSIEETSL, encoded by the exons ATGGACGTGGAACTGGTTACTCGTGCATCCTTGAATTCTCTGAACAATGTGGACGATGGCCGGATTGTTTCGCCGAATAATCTTGATGACTGGACCTGGTCTAACTTGCGA ACACAATTCAAATACAAAAACCTAGAGAAGCTGTTCACGGTTTACCAAAGGAGGATTCAGTATGGTTATCTCTCGCTTTTTGTTCTCTTGCAATTGGCCCTCGGATTCATACATTGCTTGATTCTGATAACAATG gtcAACATTGAGAACTGCGTACCGGATGTGGTGATCAGCACTTTAGTGAGCGCGTTATTCTGTCCAGTGATTGCACTTTCGTTCAAGTCAAAGATCATTATTAGAAACACTTACCTATCGGTCATACTGTCCTGTCTGATCGTGGTATTATTAGCAATTGGGGACTTGGCTGTCCCCTTCTATTACACTCTGTACAATGATGAAGCACCATCGATAAG ACCTGCATACGCGACTCACGCGCTCTTGGCATGTTATGTCTTTCTACCTCTCACGAAAAATTTACATGCTCTCATACTCGGAATTACGACTACTACATGCTACTTAGTCGCTTTATCGTTAATCACTTATAGAAATTCATTCGATTTTAGCACGAAG ATCATTACGGACacgatatattttgtttgtgtGAATGGTTTGGGACTCTATTTTAGATTCATGAATGAAATTGTTACAAGACGATCATTTCTCGATCATCGAAAATGCGTGGAATCAACATTGCGGTTGAATTATGAGAAAGATCAAGAA GAACAACTTACACGAAGTATATTACCGCAACATATAGCCGcgaagataaagaaagaatttagagatatatttaaatttttagaagaacaCAAAAAACCTCCCAAACCATCTAG TGATTTATGCGTCGAGACCCACAATAATGTAAGCATTTTATATGCCGATGTTGTGAATTTTTCTGGCTTGACCGTGACGTTGCCAGTGCGGAAACTAGTAGAGACATTGAATGATTTGTTTGGTAGTTTTGACGAAGCTTCCGAAAGGCACAATGTTCTGCGTATCAAATTTTTGGGTGACTGTTATTATTGTGTAAGTGGAGTACCGACACCAAATTCTCAACACGCGAAAAGTTGTGTGGATTTAG GACTCGAcatgataaagataattaaggATGTAAGGGCAAAAGTACGACGCGAAAGTGGTGTAGATGTAAATATGAGGATAGGAGTTCACTCGGGCAATATAATATCAGGAATTCTAGGTGTGAGCAAATGGCAGTACGATGTTTGGTCACGCGATGTTGTTATAGCTAATAAAATGGAGCAAACAGGGAAACCCGGCAAAGTTCATATTACGCAGCAGACATTGGATCTCGTAGATGCTAACGAATATGATTGCGTTCCGGTGGATTCTTTGAATGACGAGGTTCTCAAAAAGTATGGGATTCGAAGTTATCTTATTACACCTTCGATTCCCGACGATTTCGAATCTCCGACTATGCAG AACAGCGAGAACACCTTGACAGTCATGACTCCGTCCCCTGAAAGCTCTCCACTATCTACGCATTACGTGAAATTTTATGTACGGTCCAGTACCAGTATGAATCCCAGTGCGAGAAACAGTAGACGACTTACTGCCACTCTAAATAATCATGTTGGCGTGTTCACCAGCACGTGTAGACGGCGTACACATTTTATGGATTCCTGTTTGCGAGATTATCATCTAATGCTTAAAACTGCAGATGCAGAAATGGAACatgctattaaaaaaatgcctTTAACTAAATGGAA acaaTGGTGCAATTGGAAAGATATGAATCcactatttttaacatttcaacaATGGAGTTGGGAAATACCGTTTTTAAAGCAACCTGAtccactttttaaattttatattagttgTGCTCTTTTTGTCTTAATTTTTATGGGACTCATTTATCTGGTACCTACACTTTCTCTTTCCAA atGGCATCTGAGCACAACGATTAGTTATTCCGCagcaatgttatttttaatcgctTTAATGCCAATAGCTTGGATGCATTTCGCATGGAACCGATATAAAGATCCGCATGATGAACATGAAGGGCAGATTCCGCAtcctcgaaataaattattatgttttttatatcaaactaGCATAaag gTTGTTTGGAGTGCATTTCTCAGGACAGTTTTATATTTGGTAATAACGCTAATGTTAGCAGCGTGTGCCATGTTTGATATGATC TTTGAATGTAAGAATGTTAATGAGCTtacaagtaataatataacattcagCGTAATAGAACCTGGCACTTCGAAACTTGATTGCGTAGCTACACCCTGG CAAATGACGCAAACTTGCTCCTTGGCTATTTTGACGAGTTTTCTGTTTTTAAGACTccattatatcttaaaattagtAATAGGCATCGTAATAGTCGTATTTTATTCATGGAATGTTTGGATATatcgttcaaatttatttcag TCAGGCGACAGATGGAATCCATATTTAGAACCAAGACTGGCTCACATTTTAAGCATagtttttcttactttttctttgCATCTGATAGATCGCCAG gcagaatatttgaatagattAGATTACTTATGGAAACGTCAATTGACCAAAGAACAAGATGAAGCATTCCATACAAGAAatgctaataaatttttacttcgtAATATTTTACCAGAACATGTTG CGGAGTTCTACTTGAATATGAATAGAACAGTAGAAAATGAGCCTTATCATGAAGCTCATAGTAACGTGGCTGTAATGTTTGCTTCATTAACGGATGTATCCATCGATGAAAGCAATACTTTAGCAGTCTTAAATGAGATTATATGCGAATTTGACAAATTGCTATTTGAGCCATATTTcaatcgaattgaaaaaattaaaattgctg GCACTACTTATATGGCAGCTTGTGGATTAGAAGCTAGTCGACGCGATTCAATGCGTAGCCCAGAAAACGAGGAAAATATTAGTGATAATGTGGTAAAAGTAATGGCCCAGTTTGCAGTTGAAATGATAGCAGTTctagataaattgaaaatgagaACCTTTTATACATCCAAACCTTACag attgagAATTGGAATATCACATGGTGAAGTTACAGCAGGAGTAGTAGGTGCTCAAAAACCGTTATATGATATCTGGGGCGATGCTGTGAACATGGCGTCGAGAATGGATACAACAGGTGTTCCAGGAAAAATAcag atTACAGCAGAAACTGCGGCTGTTCTTGAACAACAAGGTGTCAAGTGCCATCTTCGAGGAGATACGTATGTCAAACCAAAAGGTTTAGTCACAACGTATTTTATTGGTATCGACGATAATCGACAGCTTCAAAGAACAAATTCTATCGAGGAAACCAGTCTGtga